From one Streptomyces sp. ICC1 genomic stretch:
- a CDS encoding cyclophilin-like fold protein: protein MKIRILWPAGHLTATLDETPTAKALAGALPISASANTWGEEVYFDTGVSVALEDDARQVVEPGTVAFWTEGDALALPYGPTPISRGGESRLASPCNVLGSFDGDPRLLATVRDGDPIRVELA, encoded by the coding sequence ATGAAGATTCGAATCCTGTGGCCCGCGGGCCACCTCACCGCGACCCTCGACGAGACCCCGACCGCCAAGGCGCTCGCCGGGGCACTCCCGATTTCCGCCTCCGCCAACACCTGGGGCGAGGAGGTCTATTTCGACACCGGCGTCTCCGTGGCGCTGGAGGACGACGCCCGCCAGGTCGTCGAGCCGGGCACCGTCGCGTTCTGGACCGAGGGCGACGCGCTCGCGCTGCCCTACGGTCCGACGCCGATCTCCCGCGGTGGCGAGAGCCGCCTGGCGAGCCCCTGCAACGTGCTCGGCTCCTTCGACGGCGACCCCCGCCTGCTGGCCACCGTCCGCGACGGCGACCCCATCCGGGTGGAACTGGCCTAG
- the hisC gene encoding histidinol-phosphate transaminase — protein sequence MSEKSPRLRAELDGIPTYKPGRPAAAGGPVAFKLSSNENPYPPLPGVLESVVAAAGQFNRYPDMACTGLANELAERFGVPVEHIATGTGSVGVAQSLIQSTAGPGDEVIYAWRSFEAYPIIVQISGATSVQVPLTDGDVHDLDAMFDAITERTRLIFVCNPNNPTGTAVRRAELERFLDRVPSDILIVLDEAYKEFVRDAEVPDGIELYRTRPNVAVLRTFSKAYGLAGLRVGFAVAHEPVAAALRKTAVPFGVSQLAQDAAVASLRAEDELMGRVGSLVSERTRVHGTLLAQGWTVVPDTQANFVWMRLGERTADFAAACEKAGVVVRPFAGEGLRVTIGEPEANDLFLNTAAAFFKEF from the coding sequence GTGAGCGAGAAGAGCCCGAGGCTGCGCGCCGAGCTGGACGGCATCCCCACCTACAAGCCCGGGAGGCCCGCCGCGGCGGGCGGTCCCGTGGCGTTCAAGCTGTCCTCGAACGAGAACCCGTACCCGCCCCTGCCTGGGGTGCTGGAGAGCGTGGTCGCGGCGGCCGGCCAGTTCAACCGCTACCCGGACATGGCGTGCACGGGTCTGGCGAACGAGCTCGCGGAGCGGTTCGGGGTTCCGGTCGAGCACATCGCCACCGGCACCGGATCCGTCGGGGTCGCCCAGTCGCTGATCCAGTCGACGGCGGGCCCCGGCGACGAGGTCATCTACGCCTGGCGGTCTTTCGAGGCTTATCCGATCATCGTGCAGATCTCGGGTGCGACGTCCGTCCAGGTCCCGCTGACCGACGGCGACGTGCACGACCTGGACGCCATGTTCGACGCGATCACCGAACGCACCCGGCTGATCTTCGTCTGCAACCCCAACAACCCCACCGGCACCGCCGTCCGCCGTGCCGAGCTGGAGCGCTTCCTGGACCGGGTGCCCTCGGACATCCTGATCGTCCTCGACGAGGCGTACAAGGAGTTTGTCCGCGACGCGGAGGTGCCGGACGGCATCGAGCTCTACCGCACCCGCCCGAACGTCGCGGTGCTGCGCACGTTCTCCAAGGCGTACGGGCTCGCGGGCCTGCGCGTGGGCTTCGCGGTGGCACACGAGCCGGTGGCCGCGGCGCTGCGCAAGACGGCGGTGCCCTTCGGCGTCAGCCAGCTCGCCCAGGACGCGGCGGTCGCCTCCCTGCGGGCCGAGGACGAGCTGATGGGCCGGGTCGGGTCGCTGGTGAGCGAGCGCACTCGGGTCCACGGGACGCTGCTGGCCCAGGGCTGGACGGTCGTGCCCGATACGCAGGCCAACTTCGTGTGGATGCGGCTCGGGGAGCGGACCGCCGACTTCGCGGCGGCCTGCGAGAAGGCCGGAGTGGTGGTCCGGCCCTTCGCGGGCGAGGGCCTGCGGGTCACGATCGGCGAGCCGGAGGCGAACGACCTCTTCCTGAACACGGCGGCGGCGTTCTTCAAGGAGTTCTAG
- the cydB gene encoding cytochrome d ubiquinol oxidase subunit II, translating to MQLHDVWFVLIAVLWIGYFFLEGFDFGVGVLTKLLARDRKEKRVLINTIGPVWDGNEVWLLTAGGATFAAFPEWYATLFSGFYLPLLIILICLIIRGVAFEYRHKRPEDKWQTNWEHAIFWTSLIPAFLWGVAFANIVRGVKIDQDMEYVGNFLDLLNVYSILGGLVTLSLFTFHGTVFTSLKTVGDIRDRSRKLALRLGAVTAVLALAFLIWTQVSRGDGWSLVAMTVAVLALLGALGFNFKGREGWAFALSGVTIAAAVAMLFLTLFPNVMPSSLNDAWNLTVTNASSSPYTLKIMTWCAGVATPLVLLYQSWTYWVFRKRIGTQHIADAH from the coding sequence ATGCAACTCCACGACGTCTGGTTCGTGCTCATCGCCGTCCTGTGGATCGGCTACTTCTTCCTGGAGGGCTTCGACTTCGGAGTCGGCGTACTGACCAAGCTGCTGGCCCGCGACCGCAAGGAGAAGCGGGTCCTGATCAACACGATCGGGCCCGTGTGGGACGGCAACGAGGTCTGGCTGCTCACGGCCGGCGGCGCGACCTTCGCCGCCTTCCCCGAGTGGTACGCCACCCTCTTCTCCGGCTTCTACCTCCCGCTCCTGATCATCCTGATCTGCCTCATCATCCGCGGCGTCGCCTTCGAGTACCGGCACAAGCGGCCCGAGGACAAGTGGCAGACCAACTGGGAACACGCGATCTTCTGGACCTCGCTGATCCCCGCGTTCCTGTGGGGCGTGGCCTTCGCCAACATCGTGCGCGGTGTGAAGATCGACCAGGACATGGAGTACGTCGGAAACTTCCTCGACCTGCTCAACGTCTACTCGATCCTCGGCGGCCTGGTCACCCTCAGCCTGTTCACCTTCCACGGCACGGTGTTCACCTCGCTCAAGACGGTCGGTGACATCCGGGACCGCTCGCGCAAGCTGGCCCTGCGGCTCGGTGCGGTGACCGCCGTCCTGGCGCTCGCCTTCCTGATCTGGACCCAGGTCTCGCGCGGAGACGGCTGGAGCCTCGTGGCGATGACCGTCGCGGTCCTCGCACTGCTCGGGGCGCTCGGCTTCAACTTCAAGGGCCGGGAGGGCTGGGCGTTCGCCCTGTCGGGGGTCACCATCGCGGCCGCCGTCGCGATGCTGTTCCTGACGCTCTTCCCGAACGTCATGCCGTCCTCGCTGAACGACGCCTGGAACCTCACGGTCACCAACGCCTCGTCCAGCCCGTACACCCTGAAGATCATGACCTGGTGCGCGGGAGTGGCGACCCCGTTGGTCCTGCTCTACCAGTCCTGGACGTACTGGGTGTTCCGCAAGCGCATCGGCACCCAGCACATCGCCGACGCGCACTGA
- a CDS encoding GntR family transcriptional regulator encodes MHDTARARVPAQQTRKVTRPSVRGQILDALRAALVEGELVPGEIYSGPALGERFGVSATPVREAMAQLALEGAVECLPNRGFRVLTRTPRELAELAEVRALLEVPVMLRLARTVPAEAWAALRPAAAATAEAAAAGDLARYADVDRAFHRAVLALAGNGQLLLVADDLHRRSQWPLPGPPRIRRADLVADAAEHTALLAALAAGDLPVVESLAREHFATA; translated from the coding sequence GTGCACGACACGGCCCGAGCCCGGGTTCCGGCACAGCAGACGCGGAAGGTGACCCGCCCTTCGGTGCGCGGCCAGATCCTCGACGCCCTGCGCGCGGCGCTCGTCGAGGGCGAGCTGGTGCCCGGGGAGATCTACTCCGGGCCGGCGCTGGGGGAGCGGTTCGGGGTCTCGGCGACGCCCGTGCGCGAGGCGATGGCCCAGCTGGCGCTGGAGGGGGCGGTCGAATGCCTCCCGAACCGCGGCTTCCGGGTCCTGACCCGGACCCCGCGGGAGCTGGCGGAGCTGGCCGAGGTCCGGGCGCTGCTCGAGGTCCCGGTGATGCTGCGGCTCGCCCGCACGGTGCCCGCGGAGGCCTGGGCGGCGCTGAGGCCGGCGGCGGCCGCGACGGCGGAGGCGGCGGCCGCGGGTGATCTGGCGCGGTACGCGGACGTGGACCGGGCGTTCCACCGTGCGGTGCTGGCGCTGGCGGGCAACGGCCAGCTGTTGCTGGTGGCGGACGACCTCCACCGCCGCTCCCAGTGGCCCCTCCCGGGGCCCCCGCGGATCCGCCGCGCGGATCTCGTCGCTGACGCGGCGGAGCACACGGCGCTGCTGGCGGCGCTCGCCGCGGGTGACCTGCCGGTCGTGGAATCCCTGGCCCGCGAACACTTCGCCACGGCCTGA
- a CDS encoding LacI family DNA-binding transcriptional regulator gives MTAAGKHQVSRTETTRRAAGRQSRAGIRDVAAAAGVSITTVSDALNGKGRLPDATRRHVREVADRLGYRPSAAARTLRTGKSGLIGLTVTTYGDEPFTFTEFAYFAEMARAATSAALARGYALVILPATSRHDVWSNVALDGTVVIDPSDHDPVVTELVRQGLPVVSDGRPAGSLPVTAWVDNDHEAAVLGLLDHLAAAGARRIGLLTGTTTDTYTRLSTTAYLNWCERVGQDPVYESYPAHDPCAGAVAADRLLARPDRPDAVYGLFDPNGTDLLAAARRYGLRVPEDLLLVCCSESTVYANTEPPITTLSLKPRRIGTAVVQLLIDAIEGVDTGGPVEQVVPTELIIRTSSQRRQPRTTVSPPRSPAQD, from the coding sequence ATGACAGCAGCAGGGAAGCATCAGGTGAGCCGGACCGAGACCACCCGGCGGGCCGCCGGCCGACAAAGCCGGGCCGGCATCAGGGACGTGGCCGCCGCGGCGGGCGTCTCGATCACGACCGTCTCCGACGCGCTCAATGGCAAGGGGCGGCTGCCGGACGCCACCCGCCGCCACGTTCGCGAAGTCGCAGACCGGCTGGGCTACCGCCCCTCCGCGGCGGCCCGCACCCTCCGTACCGGCAAGTCGGGCCTCATCGGCCTGACCGTGACTACGTACGGGGATGAACCTTTCACCTTCACCGAATTCGCGTACTTCGCCGAGATGGCCAGGGCCGCCACCTCCGCCGCGCTCGCTCGCGGCTACGCCCTCGTCATCCTCCCCGCCACCTCCCGACACGACGTCTGGTCCAACGTGGCCCTCGACGGCACCGTCGTCATCGACCCCTCCGACCACGATCCCGTCGTCACCGAACTGGTCCGCCAGGGCCTGCCCGTGGTCTCGGACGGCCGCCCGGCCGGTTCACTCCCCGTCACCGCGTGGGTCGACAACGATCACGAGGCCGCCGTACTGGGCCTCCTCGACCACCTCGCCGCCGCCGGCGCCCGCCGCATCGGGCTGCTGACCGGCACCACCACCGACACCTACACCCGGCTCTCCACCACCGCCTACCTGAACTGGTGCGAGCGCGTGGGCCAGGATCCCGTCTACGAGTCCTACCCCGCCCACGATCCGTGCGCCGGCGCCGTCGCCGCCGACCGGCTGCTCGCCCGGCCCGACCGGCCCGATGCCGTCTACGGGCTCTTCGACCCCAACGGCACCGACCTGCTGGCCGCCGCCCGGCGCTACGGCCTGCGCGTTCCCGAAGACCTGCTGCTCGTGTGCTGCAGCGAATCCACCGTGTACGCCAACACCGAACCGCCCATCACCACCCTGTCCCTCAAACCGCGCCGCATCGGCACCGCCGTCGTACAGCTGCTCATCGACGCCATCGAGGGCGTCGACACGGGTGGCCCCGTCGAACAAGTCGTCCCGACCGAGCTGATCATCCGCACCTCCTCCCAGCGCAGGCAGCCCCGTACGACCGTCAGTCCGCCCCGCTCCCCGGCGCAGGACTGA
- a CDS encoding cytochrome ubiquinol oxidase subunit I has translation MDLALAPETLARWQFGITTVYHFLFVPLTISLAALVAILQTAWVRSEKEKYLKATKFWGKLFLINIAMGVVTGIVQEFQFGMNWSDYSRFVGDIFGAPLAFEALIAFFFESTFIGLWIFGWDKLPKKIHLACIWMVSIGTILSAYFILAANSWMQHPVGYRINEERGRAELTDFWLVLTQNTALTQFFHTMTAAFLVGGAFMVGIAAFHLARKRHVPVMRTSLRLGLVVMIIAGLGTAISGDLLGKVMFKQQPMKMAAAEALWDGEAPAPFSVFAYGDVEQGHNKVAIEIPGLLSFLANDDFTSFVPGINDVNKAEQEKFGPGDYRPNIPVAYWGFRWMIGFGMASLGVGMLGLWLTRKKFMLPPGLRTGENEVPHLVLFKKALSPKFTHWYWIVALWTMGFPLIANSWGWIFTEMGRQPWVVYGVLRTRDAVSPHVSQGEVLTSMIGFTLLYAVLAVIEVKLLVKYVKIGPPELTEADLNPPTKIGGDDKNPDRPMAFSY, from the coding sequence GTGGACCTAGCTCTGGCGCCAGAGACCCTGGCGCGATGGCAGTTCGGTATTACCACCGTCTATCACTTCCTCTTCGTCCCCCTGACGATCTCGCTGGCCGCGCTCGTCGCGATCTTGCAGACCGCCTGGGTGCGTTCGGAAAAGGAGAAGTACCTCAAGGCCACCAAGTTCTGGGGCAAGCTCTTCCTGATCAACATCGCGATGGGTGTCGTCACCGGCATCGTCCAGGAGTTCCAGTTCGGCATGAACTGGTCGGACTACTCGCGGTTCGTCGGTGACATCTTCGGAGCCCCGCTGGCCTTCGAGGCGCTCATCGCCTTCTTCTTCGAGTCCACCTTCATCGGCCTGTGGATCTTCGGGTGGGACAAGCTGCCGAAGAAGATCCACCTGGCCTGCATCTGGATGGTCTCCATCGGCACCATCCTCTCGGCGTACTTCATCCTCGCGGCGAACTCCTGGATGCAGCACCCGGTCGGCTACCGGATCAACGAGGAGCGCGGCCGGGCCGAGCTCACCGACTTCTGGCTGGTGCTCACCCAGAACACCGCGCTGACCCAGTTCTTCCACACGATGACCGCGGCCTTCCTGGTGGGCGGCGCGTTCATGGTCGGCATCGCCGCCTTCCACCTCGCCCGCAAGAGGCACGTCCCGGTCATGCGGACCTCGCTGCGGCTCGGCCTGGTCGTCATGATCATCGCCGGCCTGGGCACCGCCATCAGCGGAGACCTGCTCGGCAAGGTGATGTTCAAGCAGCAGCCGATGAAGATGGCCGCCGCCGAGGCGCTTTGGGACGGCGAGGCGCCCGCACCCTTCTCGGTCTTCGCCTACGGCGACGTCGAGCAGGGCCACAACAAGGTCGCCATAGAGATCCCGGGCCTGCTGTCCTTCCTGGCCAACGACGACTTCACCTCGTTCGTCCCGGGCATCAACGACGTGAACAAGGCCGAGCAGGAGAAGTTCGGGCCCGGGGACTACCGGCCCAACATCCCCGTCGCCTACTGGGGCTTCCGCTGGATGATCGGCTTCGGCATGGCCTCCCTCGGCGTGGGCATGCTGGGGCTCTGGCTCACCCGCAAGAAGTTCATGCTGCCGCCGGGGCTGCGCACCGGTGAGAACGAGGTCCCGCACCTGGTCCTCTTCAAGAAGGCCCTGAGCCCCAAGTTCACCCACTGGTACTGGATCGTCGCCCTGTGGACCATGGGCTTCCCGCTCATCGCCAACTCCTGGGGCTGGATCTTCACCGAGATGGGCCGCCAGCCCTGGGTGGTCTACGGAGTGCTGCGCACGAGGGACGCGGTCTCGCCGCACGTCTCCCAGGGCGAGGTGCTCACGTCGATGATCGGCTTCACGCTGCTCTACGCCGTGCTCGCCGTGATCGAGGTCAAGCTCCTCGTGAAGTACGTCAAGATCGGCCCGCCCGAGCTCACCGAGGCCGACCTCAACCCGCCCACCAAGATCGGCGGGGACGACAAGAACCCTGACCGGCCGATGGCCTTCTCGTACTGA